A portion of the Streptomyces sp. NBC_01335 genome contains these proteins:
- a CDS encoding DUF4913 domain-containing protein: MSDPREITPDPVRVPDEELDDLASTLARTMAEVRQHGVILDRLGSEPPPPPPVPESPTKDDGPTSVFILALGGSEYAAEITALNDWVNHLLLPVYGREISTTRPWCAQWHEHPEAVARLHALWLAWQQHTDVEAGLSGPSTWHRDHLDQALAHLRGPDGPFAACTTSPTRPNHRVLATPAPAPAQTGASA, translated from the coding sequence ATGTCCGACCCCCGCGAGATCACCCCTGACCCTGTTCGTGTCCCCGACGAGGAACTCGACGACCTCGCCTCCACCCTCGCCAGGACCATGGCCGAGGTCAGGCAGCACGGCGTCATCCTCGACCGTCTGGGTTCCGAACCTCCGCCCCCACCGCCCGTACCCGAGTCGCCCACCAAGGATGACGGTCCCACGTCCGTGTTCATCCTCGCCCTGGGCGGCTCGGAGTACGCGGCCGAAATCACCGCCCTCAACGACTGGGTGAACCACCTCCTCCTGCCGGTCTACGGCCGTGAGATCAGCACCACCAGGCCGTGGTGCGCGCAGTGGCACGAGCACCCCGAAGCCGTCGCCCGGCTGCACGCCCTGTGGCTGGCCTGGCAGCAGCACACCGACGTCGAGGCCGGCCTGTCGGGCCCGTCGACCTGGCACCGCGACCACCTCGACCAGGCCCTGGCGCACCTTCGCGGCCCGGACGGGCCGTTCGCCGCATGCACGACGAGCCCGACCCGGCCCAACCACCGAGTCCTGGCCACCCCCGCACCCGCGCCCGCACAGACGGGAGCATCAGCATGA
- a CDS encoding glycosyl hydrolase yields MKGGLDLDVDDLQPAKQATEYAESRFWLSDLMPLVEHHTPDGSASYVAAHDESAIWGVPGTPQIVAVKVSRDLDRRTFTIQSAEHATIPFAHAWLTEQGCPPEAAAPADADPMAPADSLTAHIAQRIRTSGARYEVLDSYSDPDLCETWTLARDAQAAQAPVRVFVEQGDFATHMYTLREGAFTDVSAARSWLSTRDTPLPQPPEQHGEGGDRRVRAALSRSTGTAALPAGPEVAHQAPAASTVPSSLPRRSI; encoded by the coding sequence ATGAAGGGCGGCCTCGACCTTGACGTCGACGACCTGCAGCCCGCCAAACAGGCAACCGAGTACGCCGAAAGCCGGTTCTGGCTCAGCGACTTGATGCCCCTGGTTGAGCACCACACGCCCGACGGCTCTGCCAGCTACGTGGCCGCTCACGACGAATCGGCGATCTGGGGAGTCCCCGGCACCCCGCAGATCGTCGCGGTCAAGGTCTCCCGGGACCTCGACCGCCGCACGTTCACCATCCAGTCGGCCGAGCACGCCACCATCCCCTTCGCTCATGCGTGGCTGACGGAGCAGGGCTGCCCTCCCGAGGCAGCCGCCCCGGCCGACGCGGACCCGATGGCACCCGCCGACAGCCTCACCGCGCACATTGCACAGCGGATCCGTACGTCGGGCGCCCGGTACGAGGTCCTCGACAGCTACTCGGACCCCGACCTGTGCGAAACCTGGACGCTGGCCCGCGACGCCCAAGCAGCGCAGGCACCTGTTCGGGTTTTCGTCGAGCAGGGCGATTTCGCCACCCACATGTACACGTTGCGCGAGGGCGCCTTCACCGACGTGAGCGCCGCCCGTTCCTGGCTCAGCACCCGCGACACCCCCTTGCCGCAGCCTCCGGAACAGCACGGCGAGGGTGGCGACCGGCGGGTCCGCGCCGCTCTCTCGCGGTCGACCGGTACCGCCGCACTTCCCGCAGGCCCGGAAGTCGCCCACCAGGCACCGGCGGCCAGCACCGTCCCGTCGTCGCTCCCCCGGCGGTCGATATGA